The Candidatus Poribacteria bacterium genome includes a window with the following:
- a CDS encoding Mrp/NBP35 family ATP-binding protein has protein sequence MRFLKKGEKEKPKSQPSSAAKGHPELQVISGSQISGRQPRQPTPQPQPQQQQQNITLPNIKYKIAVASGKGGVGKSTVATNLAISLANAGSAVGLLDADAYGPSIPTMMGIQEQPKTSPERKIIPLVRHDIKLMSIGFMVPEEQAMIWRGPMLHGAIRQLLGDVDWGELDYLIIDLPPGTGDVALSLTQALPLTGALIVTTPQDVALADVRRGVAMFERLGVPILGIIENMSYFLCPHCNEKTEIFRADGGRNTSERFGVAFLGQIPLDAEVCTAGDIGVPIVAGHPESPQSEAFGAVAQELGVVLEESGEEDELTIL, from the coding sequence ATGCGATTTTTAAAGAAAGGCGAGAAAGAGAAGCCAAAATCTCAGCCCAGTTCTGCAGCGAAGGGACATCCCGAACTTCAAGTTATCAGCGGTTCACAGATTTCTGGGCGACAACCGCGGCAACCGACACCACAGCCACAGCCACAGCAGCAACAACAGAATATAACGTTACCAAATATCAAATATAAAATCGCGGTTGCCAGTGGAAAGGGCGGCGTAGGAAAATCTACTGTCGCCACCAACCTCGCGATCTCCTTGGCGAATGCAGGAAGTGCAGTCGGCTTACTGGATGCGGATGCCTACGGTCCCAGTATTCCGACGATGATGGGTATCCAGGAGCAGCCGAAGACGAGTCCGGAACGTAAGATTATTCCGCTTGTTCGGCACGACATTAAGCTCATGTCAATTGGGTTTATGGTGCCGGAAGAGCAGGCGATGATCTGGCGAGGACCGATGTTACACGGTGCCATTCGCCAACTTCTCGGTGATGTAGACTGGGGTGAACTGGATTATCTGATCATTGATCTCCCGCCGGGGACGGGTGATGTCGCCCTCTCTCTAACGCAGGCACTTCCGCTTACCGGTGCCCTCATTGTTACGACCCCTCAAGATGTCGCGCTCGCCGATGTCCGACGCGGTGTTGCGATGTTTGAACGCCTCGGTGTTCCTATTCTCGGTATTATTGAAAATATGAGTTATTTCCTCTGTCCGCACTGCAATGAAAAGACGGAGATCTTTAGAGCGGATGGTGGTAGAAACACCAGCGAACGATTCGGTGTTGCGTTCTTGGGGCAGATTCCGCTTGACGCTGAGGTCTGTACTGCGGGTGATATCGGTGTGCCGATTGTCGCTGGACATCCAGAATCGCCGCAATCCGAAGCGTTCGGTGCGGTCGCGCAGGAATTAGGGGTTGTTTTAGAAGAGAGCGGTGAAGAAGATGAATTAACAATACTCTAA
- a CDS encoding aminotransferase class V-fold PLP-dependent enzyme — translation MANTGWGNVYKKLGARPVINATGNQTVRGGSTPSATVRDAMRQADESYVEMEELLEKSGQFIAEQLGVEDAYITSGCYAALVLASAAVMTGDDPDKCAQLPDTTGLKDEIVFQRMQHYSYDRAFTIPGSKLISVGDENGCTAEMLESAIGENTAAVAYLIQPNQGNAVPLKEAIGIAHAHGLPLIADAASQIYPLEYFYRNAQSADLVCFGGKYFNAPHSAGFVCGRKDLIEVVRRHGFIGPRPVGRGMKVDRQEIIGLVTAIDIWLSTNHEARSKEQDGRYAVLAENLENLDGVSCKVHYQEKSHTLSNLHVTFDPAKSGKDAAQVAQELDAGTPRIKVNTQGKETVVINAYTLNAGEEDIIANALRHLLRG, via the coding sequence ATGGCGAATACAGGTTGGGGAAATGTCTACAAAAAACTCGGCGCACGACCCGTCATTAATGCGACTGGCAACCAGACTGTCCGCGGCGGTTCTACACCCTCTGCAACCGTCCGAGACGCGATGCGCCAAGCAGATGAAAGTTACGTCGAAATGGAAGAATTGCTCGAAAAATCGGGACAATTCATCGCTGAACAGTTGGGAGTTGAAGATGCGTATATCACGTCTGGATGCTATGCTGCACTCGTCTTGGCATCGGCAGCGGTCATGACTGGGGACGACCCTGACAAGTGCGCACAACTTCCAGATACCACCGGACTGAAGGACGAAATCGTTTTTCAGAGGATGCAACACTATTCCTACGACCGGGCGTTTACAATTCCGGGAAGTAAACTCATATCTGTGGGTGACGAAAACGGCTGCACCGCTGAAATGTTGGAGAGTGCCATCGGCGAGAACACAGCCGCAGTCGCGTATCTCATCCAACCCAATCAAGGGAACGCTGTTCCACTAAAGGAGGCGATTGGGATTGCGCATGCGCACGGCTTGCCGCTGATTGCTGATGCTGCCTCTCAAATCTATCCGCTTGAGTACTTCTATCGGAACGCCCAATCTGCCGACCTCGTTTGTTTCGGTGGCAAGTATTTCAACGCGCCGCATTCTGCAGGATTCGTCTGTGGAAGGAAGGATCTCATTGAAGTCGTGCGGAGGCATGGGTTCATCGGACCGAGACCTGTTGGACGGGGTATGAAGGTAGATCGGCAGGAGATTATCGGGTTGGTGACTGCGATTGACATCTGGCTATCGACGAACCATGAGGCGCGGTCGAAGGAGCAGGACGGGCGATATGCTGTGCTTGCGGAAAACCTTGAAAATCTCGACGGTGTGTCGTGCAAGGTTCATTACCAAGAAAAGAGCCATACGTTGTCGAATCTGCACGTGACATTTGATCCCGCCAAGAGTGGCAAAGATGCTGCACAGGTCGCTCAAGAATTGGATGCTGGCACGCCGCGTATCAAGGTGAACACGCAGGGCAAAGAAACCGTTGTGATTAATGCTTACACCCTCAATGCAGGGGAGGAGGATATCATCGCAAACGCGTTGCGGCATCTCCTGCGTGGGTAG
- a CDS encoding Gfo/Idh/MocA family oxidoreductase — translation MAKIRMAQYGTKHGHARGKLQAMLVNPDVEVAGVFEPDAQQREKLQNGEGAFADVHWFADAAEMLSDDTIVAVASEGNNAESLDQTEQIVNAGKHVWYDKPAGENWEQWQRVISTVQEKSLHVQMGYMLRYHSAFKQVAEWVKSGFLGDVFSVRAHMSTNISHESRTRISQHIGGIFFDLGGHVLDQVLWLLGRPEKVTSFLRNDGDSVEPFKDNTLTVYEFEKAVAFISISALEPRPVARRFEVYGSEGSAIIVEPFEPGLKIRLCLNTAKDGYSEGEQIVEIDGESRQRTYELELDAFLGTIAGEQAPDRPVSHELLVQETLLRATGVIPS, via the coding sequence ATGGCGAAAATACGGATGGCACAATATGGCACGAAACATGGACACGCGCGGGGCAAGCTGCAGGCAATGCTTGTGAATCCTGATGTTGAAGTCGCGGGTGTGTTTGAACCCGACGCACAACAACGCGAGAAACTTCAAAATGGTGAAGGAGCATTTGCCGATGTCCATTGGTTTGCGGATGCGGCAGAAATGCTCAGCGATGACACGATCGTCGCAGTCGCGTCGGAAGGCAATAACGCCGAAAGTTTGGATCAGACCGAACAGATTGTAAATGCTGGCAAACATGTATGGTACGACAAACCCGCTGGCGAGAACTGGGAGCAGTGGCAGCGCGTTATTAGCACCGTCCAAGAAAAATCCTTACACGTACAGATGGGATATATGCTTCGGTATCACTCCGCCTTTAAGCAGGTTGCAGAGTGGGTGAAATCCGGTTTTTTGGGGGACGTTTTTTCCGTTCGCGCGCACATGTCAACCAATATTTCTCACGAGTCGCGCACCCGCATCAGCCAACATATCGGTGGTATCTTTTTCGATCTGGGTGGGCATGTACTTGACCAGGTGCTTTGGCTTCTCGGACGACCGGAAAAGGTGACCTCTTTCCTCCGAAACGACGGCGATTCGGTTGAACCTTTCAAAGATAATACCCTGACTGTGTATGAATTTGAAAAAGCAGTGGCGTTTATCTCGATTTCTGCTTTGGAACCGAGACCGGTTGCGCGCCGTTTTGAAGTCTATGGGAGTGAAGGGAGTGCCATTATCGTTGAACCGTTTGAGCCGGGCTTGAAGATTCGTCTCTGTTTGAACACAGCGAAGGACGGATATTCGGAAGGTGAACAGATCGTAGAGATAGATGGTGAGAGCCGTCAACGCACTTATGAACTTGAACTTGACGCGTTTTTAGGGACGATTGCGGGGGAACAAGCACCTGATCGTCCAGTATCACATGAGTTGCTGGTGCAGGAAACGCTTCTGCGGGCTACGGGTGTTATACCGAGTTAG
- a CDS encoding IS607 family transposase has protein sequence MDRLRRLAENGTISTIRTPGGQRRYDVQGYLDEQTGTDITTVGYCRVSGKGQADDLASQVAYLQKHYPDAEIIKDFGSGINFKRKGLRTLLERILRGDKLRLVVAHRDRLARFGGEVIQFLVEQNGGEVVVLNETIYSPQEELTADLLAILHVFSCRMSGLRRYRDQIKEDRNLSHGKTESNSS, from the coding sequence ATAGATAGGCTCCGACGCTTAGCAGAGAATGGCACCATCTCTACTATCCGAACGCCTGGCGGACAAAGGCGTTATGATGTGCAGGGTTATCTTGATGAACAGACCGGAACAGATATTACTACCGTTGGATATTGCAGGGTTAGTGGAAAAGGACAAGCAGACGATCTTGCGTCCCAAGTCGCCTACTTGCAAAAGCACTATCCGGACGCAGAAATCATCAAAGACTTCGGTAGTGGTATCAACTTCAAACGGAAAGGACTTAGAACCTTACTGGAACGCATCTTGCGAGGTGATAAACTCCGCCTTGTTGTTGCCCATCGGGATCGACTCGCCCGATTCGGAGGAGAAGTCATACAGTTCTTGGTCGAACAAAACGGTGGAGAAGTCGTGGTTCTCAACGAAACTATTTATAGCCCCCAGGAAGAACTTACTGCCGATCTCCTCGCAATTTTGCATGTCTTTTCCTGTAGAATGTCCGGACTCCGGCGATACCGTGACCAGATCAAAGAAGATAGAAATCTTTCCCACGGTAAAACAGAAAGCAATTCTTCATAA
- a CDS encoding CDP-alcohol phosphatidyltransferase family protein, with protein sequence MIANTITLCRLLLTFVVIVLFGTHHTLDIGLIATIALIFVLDGVDGYIARRRNETSKLGEVLDTVADRIIENTFWIYFTATGHLPLWMPLVVMARGFITDALQRHFGYPGSGWTHALTRSRISRALSGITKMLAFTSLASASLLKTPTLAQGSLILAVIAVGFCLLRGLPFLFFITR encoded by the coding sequence ATGATTGCAAACACCATAACGCTCTGCCGCTTGTTGTTAACTTTCGTCGTTATTGTCCTATTTGGCACGCATCACACACTGGATATAGGGTTGATTGCAACTATTGCGCTTATCTTCGTGCTTGATGGTGTCGATGGGTATATTGCCCGCAGACGCAACGAGACATCGAAACTCGGCGAAGTTCTTGATACTGTCGCGGATAGAATCATTGAAAACACCTTTTGGATTTACTTTACCGCGACAGGACACCTCCCGTTATGGATGCCTCTCGTTGTTATGGCACGCGGCTTTATCACAGATGCCTTACAACGGCATTTTGGATACCCAGGAAGCGGATGGACACACGCCCTCACGCGCTCACGTATCAGCCGTGCCCTTTCCGGCATCACCAAAATGTTAGCCTTCACAAGTCTTGCGAGCGCGAGTCTTTTGAAAACCCCTACCTTGGCACAAGGAAGTCTCATACTTGCTGTCATTGCCGTTGGGTTCTGTCTCCTCCGTGGATTGCCATTCCTTTTCTTCATTACCAGATAA
- a CDS encoding Gfo/Idh/MocA family oxidoreductase — protein MKKPIRLGLIGCGGIVQITHARAYRALTDTVQVTALADVVPENLKKVGELFDIPAEEQYTSYQEMLAHAEIDVVTIATPHSLHAEQVIEAASAGVAVISEKPMATTLEEADTIMEAVRRNCVPYTVVHNYIFTAGMRAAMTELDALGESHFGRSVGMGLKPADFSADHPTPAFAWRASKAKGGGCIIDTSYHEIYSVCTLMRSPVRYVEARVQTLRLDIDVDDIAMLLCEHENGAVTTVSGAWCVPGTDSGWCEMHAENGSLRVNHRHNLENALRRFTRADGWKELELPEFDEAEQQDASGHARYFKETFNALAAETALPVPAEKAYHNLAIIEAARKATTERRAIEIPPP, from the coding sequence ATGAAAAAACCGATTCGCTTAGGACTGATTGGCTGTGGTGGGATTGTGCAAATTACGCATGCCCGCGCCTATCGTGCACTCACAGATACCGTTCAGGTAACCGCCCTTGCAGATGTCGTTCCCGAAAACCTGAAAAAAGTCGGGGAACTGTTTGACATCCCCGCGGAAGAGCAATATACAAGTTATCAAGAGATGTTAGCACACGCGGAAATTGATGTCGTGACGATTGCCACACCGCACTCACTTCACGCTGAACAGGTCATCGAAGCCGCAAGCGCAGGCGTAGCAGTTATCTCCGAAAAACCGATGGCAACAACGCTGGAAGAAGCGGATACTATTATGGAAGCAGTCCGCCGCAACTGCGTGCCTTACACGGTGGTGCATAACTATATCTTCACTGCCGGGATGCGTGCAGCGATGACAGAACTGGATGCCCTCGGTGAATCGCATTTCGGACGGAGCGTTGGCATGGGATTGAAGCCTGCTGATTTCTCAGCGGATCACCCTACGCCTGCATTCGCGTGGCGCGCCAGTAAAGCGAAAGGTGGTGGCTGTATCATCGACACGAGTTACCATGAAATCTATTCCGTCTGTACACTGATGCGATCCCCGGTACGTTATGTTGAGGCTCGCGTACAAACGCTACGGCTCGACATTGATGTTGACGACATCGCTATGCTGTTATGTGAACATGAAAACGGTGCTGTCACGACGGTTTCAGGGGCGTGGTGCGTGCCAGGGACGGATTCCGGCTGGTGTGAGATGCACGCTGAAAACGGCTCTCTACGTGTCAACCATCGCCACAACCTTGAAAATGCCCTTCGTCGTTTCACGAGGGCAGATGGATGGAAGGAGTTGGAACTCCCTGAATTTGACGAAGCCGAGCAGCAGGACGCAAGTGGACATGCCCGCTATTTCAAGGAGACCTTCAATGCACTTGCGGCGGAGACAGCACTGCCGGTGCCTGCAGAGAAGGCATATCACAATCTTGCGATTATTGAAGCAGCGCGTAAAGCGACGACGGAACGTCGCGCCATTGAAATTCCACCGCCATAG
- a CDS encoding peptidase S10 gives MSQEEKKESEETTDEEKQPDVPEDKLSVTHHTATINGEEIRYTATTGTLVLKEEIDKEGEKPKASVFFIAYTRDDVEDASKRPITFSFNGGPGSSSVWLHLGVLGPRCVKPDEDGELPQPPYALTNNECSILDKTDLVFIDPVSTGFSRAVPGEEAKQFHGFKRDIESVGDFILLYLGRYKRWGSPKLLIGESYGTTRASGLAGYLQGRHGAYLNAIMLVSVVLNFQTIRFAPGNDLPYILYLPTYAATALYHDRLDGIDTEFEAFMDEVRAFATGDYTIALMQGSAITADQRANIVQQLAKYTGLTPEYLERTDLRINIARFCKELLRDEGRTVGRFDSRYKGIDRDSAGENYEYDPSSAVVQGAYTAALNNYVRGELEFASDLPYEILSRRVHPWDYSDHQNEYVNVADTLRQAITVNPALKVFVANGYYDLATPFLASEYTFSHLGLDESLQDNITMAYYQAGHMMYIDQAELRKMKDDLDAFLDDVLS, from the coding sequence ATGAGTCAAGAAGAAAAAAAAGAGTCTGAAGAGACTACGGATGAAGAAAAACAACCCGATGTACCTGAAGATAAACTTTCGGTTACACACCACACCGCTACGATTAATGGCGAAGAGATTCGCTATACAGCGACAACGGGGACGCTTGTTCTGAAAGAGGAAATCGACAAGGAAGGGGAAAAGCCGAAAGCCTCCGTTTTCTTTATCGCCTATACGCGTGACGATGTGGAAGATGCGTCTAAACGTCCGATAACCTTCTCCTTTAACGGTGGTCCTGGATCGTCCTCGGTGTGGCTACATTTGGGTGTCCTCGGACCGCGGTGTGTCAAACCGGATGAAGATGGCGAATTGCCGCAACCGCCTTATGCACTAACCAATAATGAATGCTCTATTTTGGACAAAACCGATCTGGTCTTCATTGATCCCGTCAGCACAGGGTTCAGCAGAGCGGTCCCCGGTGAAGAGGCGAAGCAATTCCACGGGTTCAAACGGGATATTGAATCGGTTGGCGATTTTATCCTGCTCTATTTGGGACGCTACAAACGTTGGGGGTCCCCTAAACTTCTCATCGGTGAAAGTTATGGAACGACGCGGGCAAGCGGGCTTGCAGGGTATCTTCAGGGACGACACGGCGCCTACCTTAACGCCATTATGCTTGTTTCGGTTGTGCTGAACTTTCAGACGATTCGGTTTGCACCGGGCAACGATCTCCCGTATATCCTCTACCTACCGACTTATGCAGCGACTGCACTTTATCATGACAGGTTGGACGGAATTGATACCGAATTTGAGGCGTTCATGGACGAAGTGAGAGCGTTCGCCACAGGCGATTACACCATCGCCTTGATGCAGGGGAGTGCCATAACCGCCGATCAACGTGCGAACATCGTTCAACAACTCGCAAAGTATACCGGACTGACACCGGAATACCTTGAACGGACAGACTTGCGGATTAATATTGCGCGATTCTGCAAGGAGCTGCTCCGAGATGAGGGACGCACAGTTGGACGTTTCGATAGCCGCTACAAGGGAATTGACCGCGATTCCGCAGGTGAAAATTATGAATATGACCCAAGTTCGGCAGTCGTCCAAGGGGCATATACCGCTGCACTCAACAATTACGTTCGCGGCGAACTTGAGTTTGCGTCCGATTTACCCTATGAGATTTTAAGTCGGCGTGTTCATCCGTGGGACTACAGCGACCATCAAAACGAATACGTTAACGTCGCCGACACACTTCGTCAGGCGATAACTGTCAATCCTGCTTTGAAGGTTTTTGTGGCAAACGGTTATTACGACTTGGCAACACCGTTTCTGGCATCGGAGTATACCTTCAGTCACCTCGGACTTGATGAATCTTTGCAGGATAACATTACAATGGCTTACTATCAAGCGGGGCACATGATGTACATTGACCAAGCGGAATTGCGAAAAATGAAAGACGATTTGGATGCGTTCCTTGACGATGTACTTTCGTAA
- a CDS encoding transposase: MTRSKKIEIFPTVKQKAILHKWFGTSRYVYNESVSALEAKDTPKNFKGLVPIVFDQLPEWHVETPRQVKVGAVMDACQAVSNAKIKASATGERQNVKFRSRKNPRQTLYLRADSLKKNGFYVRFLGEMKMSEALPAKPQGTGKVSERETDAEVKDSQLIMENGRYFLCVSCVEKKKTREPSGRIVALDPGVRDFMTFFSEDSFGWLGMQCINRIQRLCQHCDNLYSRATQEKRPLRRALRKAANRIKLKIRNLIDELHKKVAHFLVNNFDIILLPTFETKQMTKRGGRKLRKQSVRQMLTLSHYRFKVFLKQKAKEYGVQVIDVCEAYTSKTVSWTGELITNLGGSRVIKSSEGHRMDRDLNGARGIFIKNVARALTVRPCTANLGASKSLIPSAT; the protein is encoded by the coding sequence GTGACCAGATCAAAGAAGATAGAAATCTTTCCCACGGTAAAACAGAAAGCAATTCTTCATAAATGGTTTGGCACATCCCGGTATGTCTACAATGAATCTGTGTCTGCCTTAGAAGCGAAAGACACGCCTAAAAACTTCAAAGGACTTGTCCCGATTGTTTTTGACCAACTCCCGGAATGGCATGTAGAGACACCGCGTCAGGTCAAAGTGGGCGCGGTGATGGACGCGTGCCAAGCGGTTAGCAATGCGAAGATAAAGGCAAGTGCCACAGGCGAGCGTCAAAATGTTAAGTTTCGGTCAAGAAAGAACCCTCGACAGACGCTGTATCTTCGTGCGGATTCGCTGAAGAAAAACGGGTTCTACGTGCGATTTTTAGGTGAGATGAAGATGTCAGAAGCGTTGCCAGCCAAACCGCAAGGCACAGGCAAGGTGTCAGAACGAGAGACGGATGCGGAAGTCAAGGATTCTCAACTGATAATGGAAAACGGAAGATATTTTCTGTGTGTTTCTTGTGTTGAGAAGAAAAAGACGCGAGAACCAAGCGGTAGAATAGTAGCTCTTGACCCCGGTGTTCGTGATTTTATGACGTTTTTCTCTGAAGATAGTTTCGGTTGGTTAGGTATGCAGTGTATCAACCGTATTCAAAGGCTTTGTCAACACTGCGATAATCTCTATTCACGCGCGACGCAAGAGAAACGCCCGCTACGGCGTGCTTTGCGGAAAGCCGCGAATAGAATAAAGTTAAAAATCCGTAATCTCATTGATGAACTTCACAAGAAGGTTGCACACTTTCTCGTAAACAACTTTGACATCATTCTGCTTCCGACTTTTGAGACGAAACAGATGACGAAACGGGGTGGGAGAAAGTTGCGAAAGCAATCTGTTAGGCAGATGCTGACGCTTTCACACTACCGTTTCAAAGTTTTCTTGAAACAGAAAGCCAAAGAATATGGTGTTCAAGTGATAGATGTGTGTGAAGCGTATACTTCCAAAACGGTGTCTTGGACTGGCGAACTTATCACCAACCTTGGTGGTTCGAGAGTTATCAAGTCATCGGAAGGTCATCGGATGGATAGGGATTTGAACGGCGCACGTGGGATATTTATCAAAAATGTCGCACGTGCTTTGACGGTTCGTCCTTGCACTGCGAACCTTGGTGCAAGCAAGTCGCTTATACCTTCTGCCACGTAG
- a CDS encoding ABC transporter permease, with protein sequence MKPRDATVSGIVHLTENKLRAGLSILGILIGVTSVLCMMAIGDGAKLLVADQVDKLGGANQFQFTTRYSIIRGGRRVRTKERFNLGDAHAIEAVCPGVLYVLPKNERYRMLVTSRQGRETRAFLEGVTANYATGMRWHIQAGRFLTENDINHALQVCVLGSEAATDLFGADSPLGQEVKVRYYWRQVPVRFRVVGVMMPRGLNLRWGWSLDNAMAIPLTTYQERLTGNDYIERLTVFTEPGADMTPIIASARGVLLKRHRNQDNFFRYWIPTGVHSRVARIEKVIKIALGSIAGFSLFVSGIGIMNMCLVSVGEKTREIGLRKSIGARQIHIFWQFLTESICLCFCGGVFGIVGGWLAAHGMARLAVRIVPVVPEWPVVLSLHWILISVIFSIFMGVGFGVYPAMRAARLSPIDALRAEN encoded by the coding sequence ATGAAACCCCGTGATGCAACTGTCTCAGGGATAGTGCACCTCACGGAAAATAAACTCCGTGCTGGGTTATCCATCCTCGGTATTCTTATCGGTGTTACCAGTGTGCTGTGCATGATGGCTATCGGTGATGGGGCGAAACTTCTCGTCGCGGATCAAGTTGACAAACTCGGCGGTGCAAATCAATTTCAATTCACTACCCGTTACTCAATCATTCGCGGAGGCCGGCGGGTACGGACAAAAGAACGGTTCAATCTCGGTGATGCCCATGCCATTGAAGCGGTGTGTCCCGGGGTGCTCTATGTGCTGCCGAAAAATGAAAGGTATCGGATGCTCGTCACAAGCCGCCAGGGGAGAGAGACTCGCGCCTTTCTGGAAGGTGTCACAGCCAACTATGCAACCGGCATGCGGTGGCACATCCAAGCAGGCAGATTTCTCACTGAGAACGATATTAACCACGCGCTGCAAGTCTGTGTGTTGGGGAGTGAAGCGGCGACAGATCTGTTTGGTGCAGATTCACCACTCGGGCAAGAGGTAAAGGTGCGGTATTATTGGAGGCAAGTGCCGGTCCGGTTTCGTGTCGTTGGTGTCATGATGCCGCGCGGGCTGAATCTTCGATGGGGCTGGTCTTTGGATAATGCGATGGCAATCCCGTTGACGACCTATCAGGAACGGCTGACGGGGAACGACTACATTGAACGTCTGACAGTTTTTACTGAACCGGGGGCGGATATGACACCGATTATCGCCTCGGCACGCGGAGTGCTTCTTAAGCGGCACCGTAACCAAGATAATTTTTTCCGATATTGGATTCCAACAGGTGTGCACAGTCGGGTTGCCCGTATTGAAAAGGTCATAAAAATCGCGCTGGGCAGCATTGCCGGTTTCTCTCTATTTGTTAGTGGTATCGGTATTATGAATATGTGCCTTGTCTCCGTCGGCGAGAAAACGCGGGAGATAGGACTGCGGAAATCGATTGGTGCGAGACAGATTCACATTTTCTGGCAATTTTTGACGGAATCGATATGTCTCTGTTTCTGTGGCGGAGTTTTTGGCATTGTGGGGGGCTGGTTAGCAGCGCATGGAATGGCACGCCTCGCTGTCCGCATCGTCCCAGTTGTGCCAGAGTGGCCCGTCGTCCTTTCTTTACATTGGATACTCATCTCCGTCATCTTTTCGATTTTTATGGGCGTTGGCTTCGGGGTCTATCCTGCAATGCGGGCGGCGCGACTTTCACCTATTGATGCACTTCGTGCCGAGAACTAA
- a CDS encoding ThuA domain-containing protein — translation MNILMLRHSAGFEHSYLPNAEVTLKEIGAANGWNVTTTHRCDRITAENLENQDILAFATTGNLPFDDDQKEALLSFVRNGKAFFGIHNATDTCYDWPEYGEMLGGYFAGHPWHEEVNVIVEDSDHPSTRMLGSSFKVVDEIYTFKEWDRSKTHVLMRLDNDSIDLSRGNREDHDYALGWCHTYGKGRVMYTALGHPDALWSEKWFHEHITGCIKWAAGLED, via the coding sequence ATGAACATTCTGATGTTACGCCATTCCGCTGGTTTCGAGCATTCCTACTTACCGAATGCAGAGGTTACGCTGAAGGAGATTGGCGCAGCAAACGGCTGGAACGTCACCACAACACACCGATGCGACCGGATTACGGCTGAAAACCTCGAAAATCAAGACATCCTCGCGTTCGCAACAACAGGCAACTTGCCTTTTGACGATGACCAAAAAGAAGCACTACTGAGTTTCGTGCGCAACGGAAAAGCGTTTTTCGGCATCCATAACGCAACAGATACATGCTACGATTGGCCCGAATACGGCGAGATGCTCGGTGGCTATTTCGCCGGACATCCGTGGCACGAAGAAGTGAACGTCATCGTTGAAGATAGCGATCATCCATCAACCCGTATGCTGGGGAGCAGCTTTAAAGTTGTTGACGAAATCTATACGTTCAAAGAGTGGGATCGCTCTAAAACACACGTGCTAATGCGTTTGGACAACGACTCCATCGATCTCTCCCGCGGTAACCGTGAGGACCACGATTACGCACTCGGTTGGTGCCACACCTACGGAAAAGGACGCGTGATGTACACCGCATTGGGGCACCCCGACGCGCTCTGGAGTGAAAAATGGTTCCACGAACACATCACGGGCTGCATCAAATGGGCAGCCGGACTGGAAGATTAG